ATCAGCAATAAAGTACATGACACAGGGGTGGGCGCCACCGTGGATGTGCAATGGACCCCGGAGGATGCCTGGATCGGGGAATAGCGGATGGTGTAAAGCGGAGTATGCAAAAAGAAGGGGGCTGAGATCGGCCCCCCTTTTTTTCTAAGTCGTAACTATTATTTTACTGAGAATTTGTAGATGGTTTTGCCGGAGTAAATTTCTCCCTTTTTAATGACCGTTGAGGGAAAGCTCGGTTCGTTCGGACTGTCTGGAAAGTGGGACGGCTCCATACAAACCCTCTATGAATCATTACCACGAATTCTTCTGTCAGCGGACGCTGATGGTTCGCCTCAATAGTTCTCTGCCGCGAGCTCGTAGTGGTCCCGCGGATGGGCACAGGCGGGGCATTCGGCTGGCGCATCGGTACCTTCGTGGATATATCCGCAGTTCCTGCACCTCCACTTCATCGAGGCATCTCTCTTGAAGACCCTGTTCCTTTTTATGTTCTCGAGAAGGGCGAGGTAGCGCTTTTCATGTCCCGTCTCCGCCACGGCGATCATGCGGAAGACATTCGCAATCTCCGAAAAGCCCTCCTTTTCTGCCACTTCTGCAAAATCAGGATAGAGCATGCCCCACTCGAGGTGCTCACCGGCCGCCGCGGCCTCAAGGTTCTCCGCGGTTGTGCCCACGAGTCCTGCAGGAAACGTGGCTACGATTTCCAGATCGCCTCCCTGAAGGAACGAAAAGAACCTCTCGGCGTGTTCTTTCTCGTTGTCCGCCGTGTCAGCAAATAGCCATGCGATCTGTTCGTATCCCTCTTTTTTTGCCTGAGAAGAAAAATAGGTGTATCGGTTTCTTGCCTGAGATTCGCCTGCGAAGGCCTTGAGCAGATTTTTTTCCGTCTGTGATCCCTTTAACGTTGCCATGTAT
The Syntrophorhabdaceae bacterium genome window above contains:
- a CDS encoding rubrerythrin family protein; translation: MATLKGSQTEKNLLKAFAGESQARNRYTYFSSQAKKEGYEQIAWLFADTADNEKEHAERFFSFLQGGDLEIVATFPAGLVGTTAENLEAAAAGEHLEWGMLYPDFAEVAEKEGFSEIANVFRMIAVAETGHEKRYLALLENIKRNRVFKRDASMKWRCRNCGYIHEGTDAPAECPACAHPRDHYELAAENY